The following proteins are encoded in a genomic region of Arachis stenosperma cultivar V10309 chromosome 4, arast.V10309.gnm1.PFL2, whole genome shotgun sequence:
- the LOC130976309 gene encoding homeobox-leucine zipper protein HAT3-like isoform X3, translated as MGEKDIGNEDVGLSLSLSLSLGRGCSSSPPPLKPQRSVPMNNINEKSSWNELFQLLPQDRSTDMRPLFGGGINMNSMPSTAETPPDCNQDNRDSSPNNSSLSSGSGCKRSEREEDNGAAVAGIELASCSRGSDDEDGGGGEAARKKLRLTKEQSMLLEETFKQHNTLNPKQKQTLAKELNLRARQVEVWFQNRRARTKLKQTEVDCEYLKRYCENLSEENRRLQKEVQELRTLKLSPQLYMHMNPPTTLTMCPSCERVAVSSASSSNSAAASTAHVPALQSNCNNSLGPNIQRPVRVNTWPFDSPISRP; from the exons ATGGGTGAGAAAGATATTGGTAATGAAGATGTGGGGTTGAGTTTGAGTTTGAGTTTGAGTTTGGGAAGAGGATGTTCTTCATCTCCGCCACCTTTGAAGCCACAAAGATCGGTTCCTATGAATAACATCAACGAGAAGAGTTCATGGAATGAGTTGTTTCAGTTATTACCACAAG ATAGGAGCACAGATATGAGGCCGTTATTTGGTGGAGGAATCAACATGAATTCGATGCCGTCAACGGCGGAGACTCCGCCGGATTGCAACCAGGACAACCGTGATTCATCGCCAAACAACAGCAGTTTATCAAGTGGCAGTGGCTGCAAGCGAAGCGAGAGAGAAGAGGACAATGGCGCTGCGGTTGCCGGCATCGAATTGGCGTCGTGCTCGCGGGGAAGTGATGACGAGGATGGCGGCGGCGGAGAGGCGGCGAGGAAGAAGCTGAGGCTGACGAAGGAGCAGTCGATGTTATTGGAAGAAACGTTCAAGCAGCATAACACGCTGAACCCG aAACAAAAGCAGACATTGGCAAAGGAATTGAATCTGAGAGCCAGACAGGTGGAGGTGTGGTTTCAGAATAGGAGAGCAAG GACcaagttgaagcaaacagaagtGGATTGTGAATACTTGAAGAGATATTGTGAGAATCTAAGTGAAGAGAATAGGAGGTTGCAAAAAGAAGTGCAAGAGCTTAGGACATTGAAGCTATCTCCACAGCTCTACATGCATATGAACCCTCCAACAACTCTTACAATGTGCCCTTCCTGCGAGCGTGTCGCCGTCTCATCTGCCTCGTCCTCCAACTCTGCTGCCGCCTCCACCGCTCACGTGCCGGCACTACAAAGTAATTGCAACAATTCGTTGGGTCCAAACATCCAGCGGCCGGTGCGCGTCAACACTTGGCCATTTGACAGCCCAATTTCGCGGCCGTAG
- the LOC130976309 gene encoding homeobox-leucine zipper protein HAT3-like isoform X1, which produces MGEKDIGNEDVGLSLSLSLSLGRGCSSSPPPLKPQRSVPMNNINEKSSWNELFQLLPQAMPLTEKLNMQNAVDRSTDMRPLFGGGINMNSMPSTAETPPDCNQDNRDSSPNNSSLSSGSGCKRSEREEDNGAAVAGIELASCSRGSDDEDGGGGEAARKKLRLTKEQSMLLEETFKQHNTLNPKQKQTLAKELNLRARQVEVWFQNRRARTKLKQTEVDCEYLKRYCENLSEENRRLQKEVQELRTLKLSPQLYMHMNPPTTLTMCPSCERVAVSSASSSNSAAASTAHVPALQSNCNNSLGPNIQRPVRVNTWPFDSPISRP; this is translated from the exons ATGGGTGAGAAAGATATTGGTAATGAAGATGTGGGGTTGAGTTTGAGTTTGAGTTTGAGTTTGGGAAGAGGATGTTCTTCATCTCCGCCACCTTTGAAGCCACAAAGATCGGTTCCTATGAATAACATCAACGAGAAGAGTTCATGGAATGAGTTGTTTCAGTTATTACCACAAG CAATGCCACTGACTGAAAAACTAAACATGCAAAACGCAGTAGATAGGAGCACAGATATGAGGCCGTTATTTGGTGGAGGAATCAACATGAATTCGATGCCGTCAACGGCGGAGACTCCGCCGGATTGCAACCAGGACAACCGTGATTCATCGCCAAACAACAGCAGTTTATCAAGTGGCAGTGGCTGCAAGCGAAGCGAGAGAGAAGAGGACAATGGCGCTGCGGTTGCCGGCATCGAATTGGCGTCGTGCTCGCGGGGAAGTGATGACGAGGATGGCGGCGGCGGAGAGGCGGCGAGGAAGAAGCTGAGGCTGACGAAGGAGCAGTCGATGTTATTGGAAGAAACGTTCAAGCAGCATAACACGCTGAACCCG aAACAAAAGCAGACATTGGCAAAGGAATTGAATCTGAGAGCCAGACAGGTGGAGGTGTGGTTTCAGAATAGGAGAGCAAG GACcaagttgaagcaaacagaagtGGATTGTGAATACTTGAAGAGATATTGTGAGAATCTAAGTGAAGAGAATAGGAGGTTGCAAAAAGAAGTGCAAGAGCTTAGGACATTGAAGCTATCTCCACAGCTCTACATGCATATGAACCCTCCAACAACTCTTACAATGTGCCCTTCCTGCGAGCGTGTCGCCGTCTCATCTGCCTCGTCCTCCAACTCTGCTGCCGCCTCCACCGCTCACGTGCCGGCACTACAAAGTAATTGCAACAATTCGTTGGGTCCAAACATCCAGCGGCCGGTGCGCGTCAACACTTGGCCATTTGACAGCCCAATTTCGCGGCCGTAG
- the LOC130976309 gene encoding homeobox-leucine zipper protein HAT1-like isoform X2: MGEKDIGNEDVGLSLSLSLSLGRGCSSSPPPLKPQRSVPMNNINEKSSWNELFQLLPQVDRSTDMRPLFGGGINMNSMPSTAETPPDCNQDNRDSSPNNSSLSSGSGCKRSEREEDNGAAVAGIELASCSRGSDDEDGGGGEAARKKLRLTKEQSMLLEETFKQHNTLNPKQKQTLAKELNLRARQVEVWFQNRRARTKLKQTEVDCEYLKRYCENLSEENRRLQKEVQELRTLKLSPQLYMHMNPPTTLTMCPSCERVAVSSASSSNSAAASTAHVPALQSNCNNSLGPNIQRPVRVNTWPFDSPISRP, from the exons ATGGGTGAGAAAGATATTGGTAATGAAGATGTGGGGTTGAGTTTGAGTTTGAGTTTGAGTTTGGGAAGAGGATGTTCTTCATCTCCGCCACCTTTGAAGCCACAAAGATCGGTTCCTATGAATAACATCAACGAGAAGAGTTCATGGAATGAGTTGTTTCAGTTATTACCACAAG TAGATAGGAGCACAGATATGAGGCCGTTATTTGGTGGAGGAATCAACATGAATTCGATGCCGTCAACGGCGGAGACTCCGCCGGATTGCAACCAGGACAACCGTGATTCATCGCCAAACAACAGCAGTTTATCAAGTGGCAGTGGCTGCAAGCGAAGCGAGAGAGAAGAGGACAATGGCGCTGCGGTTGCCGGCATCGAATTGGCGTCGTGCTCGCGGGGAAGTGATGACGAGGATGGCGGCGGCGGAGAGGCGGCGAGGAAGAAGCTGAGGCTGACGAAGGAGCAGTCGATGTTATTGGAAGAAACGTTCAAGCAGCATAACACGCTGAACCCG aAACAAAAGCAGACATTGGCAAAGGAATTGAATCTGAGAGCCAGACAGGTGGAGGTGTGGTTTCAGAATAGGAGAGCAAG GACcaagttgaagcaaacagaagtGGATTGTGAATACTTGAAGAGATATTGTGAGAATCTAAGTGAAGAGAATAGGAGGTTGCAAAAAGAAGTGCAAGAGCTTAGGACATTGAAGCTATCTCCACAGCTCTACATGCATATGAACCCTCCAACAACTCTTACAATGTGCCCTTCCTGCGAGCGTGTCGCCGTCTCATCTGCCTCGTCCTCCAACTCTGCTGCCGCCTCCACCGCTCACGTGCCGGCACTACAAAGTAATTGCAACAATTCGTTGGGTCCAAACATCCAGCGGCCGGTGCGCGTCAACACTTGGCCATTTGACAGCCCAATTTCGCGGCCGTAG